In one Rhopalosiphum padi isolate XX-2018 chromosome 3, ASM2088224v1, whole genome shotgun sequence genomic region, the following are encoded:
- the LOC132924699 gene encoding putative nuclease HARBI1, translating into MIRNLEELELEGNENRRFYTAENALNDLNDRQFIKEFRLPKQNVQDLIHELSPFMIHPTRRSAISIERKVLTTLHFYASGSYQQDIGENRASSMSQSAVSQCITEGTEALNQPLVFSKHVYFRRTIEELNIVRQKFYEKYRIPGIVGIVDGTHIAIVPPKSEGMYPEHIYVNRKNYHSINTHLICDSNMKIINVNARYPGSTHDAYIWNRSNISNTMQQLHINGYHSYFIIADSGYALRPWMITPLHDPQPNTPEADFNKWFLKTRSLIERCNGVLKMRFRCLLKHRVLHYEPLKASKIINTCVVLHNICIDNNVSDDDIICEDDMIFDEDDLGVIPNVNNEQMRAINSLLVAGRDMQRTIIQQYFTCY; encoded by the exons ATGATTAGAAATCTTGAAGAGTTGGAACTCGAAGGGAATGAAAATCGACGATTTTATACCGCCGAAAATGCATTGAATG atttaaatGATCGTCAGTTTATAAAAGAGTTTAGACTACCTAAACAGAACGTCCAAGATCTTATACATGAACTATCTCCATTTATGATCCATCCTACTAGACGCTCTGCTATTAGTATCGAACGAAag gtattgactacattacatttttacgcAAGCGGTTCTTACCAGCAAGATATTGGGGAAAATAGAGCTTCTTCGATGAGCCAGTCAGCTGTTAGTCAGTGCATAACAGAAGGTACCGAAGCTCTAAACCAACCGCTAGTTTTTAGTAAACATGTTTATTTTCGTAGAACTATAGAGGAGTTGAACATTGTCAGgcaaaa attttacgAAAAGTATAGAATTCCTGGTATAGTAGGAATTGTGGATGGTACGCATATCGCTATTGTACCTCCTAAGAGTGAGGGTATGTATCCGGAGCATATTTACGTAAATCGGAAAAATTATCACTCCATTAACACTCACTTG atTTGCGAttctaatatgaaaataataaatgtcaatGCAAGATATCCGGGTAGTACACATGATGCCTATATTTGGAATAGGAGTAATATTTCTAATACTATGCAGCAACTTCATATAAATGGCTACCATTCATATT tcattatagcaGATTCTGGTTATGCTCTAAGGCCGTGGATGATAACTCCTTTACACGATCCACAACCAAACACACCAGAAGCTGATTTTaacaaatggtttttaaaaacaagGAGTCTTATTGAAAGATGTAACGGGGTATTAAAAATGCGAtttc gctGTTTGTTAAAACATCGAGTTTTACACTACGAGCCTTTAAAAgcttctaaaataattaatacgtgtGTAGTCTTGCATAATATATGCATCGATAACAATGTTTCCGATGACGACATAATTTGTGAAGATGATATGATTTTTGACGAAGACGATCTAGGAGTTATTCCTAATGTAAATAACGAACAAATGCGAGCTATAAATTCCTTGTTGGTTGCTGGTCGAGACATGCAGAGAACCATAATCCAACAATATTTCACATGctattaa